A single genomic interval of Metamycoplasma salivarium harbors:
- the rplK gene encoding 50S ribosomal protein L11: MAKEIVKKAKLQFMAGQAKPGPALAGVGINMPEFTKAFNDKTRDRGQEPVPVLITVYKDKSFDFKLFTAPTSFKLVQAAKAKKGSSVPNKEVAGTITIAQLKEVAEYKLPDLNTKNIDSAMKQIAGTARQMGIKIEGYDEWLRKETN, translated from the coding sequence ATGGCTAAAGAAATTGTAAAAAAAGCTAAACTGCAATTTATGGCAGGTCAAGCTAAACCTGGTCCTGCACTAGCTGGTGTAGGAATCAATATGCCTGAATTTACTAAGGCATTTAATGATAAAACAAGAGATAGAGGTCAAGAACCTGTTCCTGTTTTAATTACTGTTTATAAAGATAAATCGTTTGATTTTAAATTATTTACAGCACCAACATCATTTAAATTAGTACAAGCTGCAAAAGCTAAAAAAGGAAGTAGTGTTCCAAATAAAGAAGTTGCTGGAACTATCACAATTGCACAACTTAAAGAAGTTGCTGAATACAAACTACCTGATTTAAACACTAAAAACATAGACTCTGCAATGAAACAAATTGCAGGAACCGCAAGACAAATGGGAATTAAAATTGAAGGTTATGATGAATGACTAAGAAAGGAAACTAACTAA
- the rplA gene encoding 50S ribosomal protein L1, whose amino-acid sequence MARKLSKNVKIAKNLTSKVDILPLQEAIDLAKKASFAKFDESLDIAINLNLDTRKSDQQLRGAVVLPNGNGKSVRVLVATDDVNAQKAAKAAGADLVYSAAELPEILNQDKYEFDVIVADPKMMLVLGKYGKKLGPKGLMPNPKTGTVTTTPAKAVEELKKGKANYRADKGGIIHSSIGKKSMDTKKLTENAEALIQVIKRLKPTTVKGTYVKNITVSTSMGPSVKVKID is encoded by the coding sequence ATGGCTAGAAAACTTTCTAAAAATGTTAAAATTGCAAAGAATTTAACTTCTAAAGTTGACATTCTTCCTTTGCAAGAAGCTATTGATTTAGCTAAAAAAGCATCTTTTGCAAAATTTGATGAATCATTAGATATTGCAATTAATTTAAATCTTGATACAAGAAAATCAGACCAACAATTAAGAGGTGCAGTTGTTTTGCCAAATGGTAATGGTAAAAGTGTTAGAGTTTTAGTTGCAACTGATGATGTTAATGCACAAAAAGCTGCTAAAGCTGCTGGAGCTGATTTAGTTTATTCAGCTGCAGAACTTCCAGAAATATTAAATCAAGATAAATATGAATTTGATGTTATTGTTGCTGACCCTAAAATGATGCTAGTTTTAGGTAAATATGGTAAAAAATTGGGACCTAAAGGTTTAATGCCTAACCCTAAAACTGGAACTGTTACTACAACACCTGCAAAAGCTGTTGAAGAACTTAAAAAAGGTAAAGCAAATTACCGTGCTGACAAAGGTGGAATTATTCACTCATCAATTGGTAAAAAATCAATGGACACTAAAAAATTAACAGAAAATGCTGAAGCTTTAATCCAAGTAATTAAAAGATTAAAACCAACAACCGTTAAGGGAACTTATGTTAAGAACATTACAGTTTCTACTTCTATGGGTCCAAGTGTTAAAGTTAAAATTGATTAA
- a CDS encoding lipoprotein 17-related variable surface protein, which yields MKKSKRLIFSFIPFSSIVAIPLIASSCNDTTSKDEQKNIDEVANKLIVDYENKEQTLIKNIKQEQVKFSNFDDTKYEPIIKKAEVIGDSYQVTYLLKSKINNLISKEVVKTISGFKKEENPTPPQPKPDLQKELNDLAESLKAKYEDDVNKTDANEVDLNKISLVKKDNSVLESDYQIKDKKFVNENATNDEIYNGVREFTFKLVKNELESVEIKTSILVHKSAKALQELRESLKSKWKINNSYTSKETLEKLANDSTLYLDYKTGGIYDKEYADKTKRLLFKATSWTESEFDALVSDGNLANYKNDRNKVTLKKNGDKYSFTFNIGLPVQKNKPETWRIDYRTTQTNEMQFSLPTIEKINEIGNTLISTFNYENKSDVELKDIIDANIKYGQVPANYKVKLLEVKKDFANNKVIVKYNVAYIDEDNFETPSKEFIAEINGFKQDALDKEFENLAIDYNNKDSILASNATDLNEIKLTKNNVPYTPGADIELTKEIISHNDNLGTIDVKITIKKNEKSLSQTFTITGFKQKAFNLEELVNRLKIELDSRVNKSTYKASMVKEEDITITDPENQLQTLNDATIVKTLTVFENEGKLKVKITVKYNEKEFSKEAEFDGFLLPDEVIRQALRDAGNDLFEKLDQSQIDKLESLWNELSSGQKNKGIYLKDTTFVYGKNSSHQKGTLQFRFKNEKFNQNQQYRDVLFRSIVNHEYGNSSKNRAKALYIKKNKDGKFYVEYRIFDSKKDGTDAKKYPTVYKWEMQ from the coding sequence ATGAAAAAATCTAAAAGATTGATATTTTCGTTTATACCATTTTCATCAATAGTTGCTATACCTTTAATTGCATCATCGTGCAATGACACAACTAGCAAAGATGAACAAAAAAACATCGATGAAGTTGCTAATAAATTAATAGTTGATTATGAAAATAAAGAACAAACTTTAATTAAAAATATTAAGCAGGAACAAGTTAAATTTAGCAATTTTGATGACACCAAATATGAACCAATAATAAAAAAAGCAGAAGTAATTGGTGATAGCTATCAAGTTACATATTTATTGAAATCAAAAATTAATAATTTGATTAGCAAAGAAGTTGTAAAAACAATTTCTGGATTTAAAAAAGAAGAAAATCCAACCCCTCCTCAGCCTAAACCAGATTTGCAAAAAGAGCTTAATGATTTAGCTGAATCTTTAAAAGCGAAATATGAAGATGATGTAAATAAAACAGATGCTAATGAAGTCGATCTAAATAAAATATCGCTTGTTAAAAAAGATAATAGTGTATTAGAAAGTGATTATCAAATCAAAGATAAAAAATTTGTTAATGAAAATGCAACTAATGATGAAATTTATAATGGTGTCAGAGAATTTACGTTTAAATTAGTAAAAAACGAATTAGAATCAGTCGAAATCAAAACATCTATTTTAGTTCATAAAAGTGCAAAAGCATTACAAGAATTAAGAGAATCTTTAAAATCAAAATGAAAAATAAATAATTCATATACATCAAAAGAAACCTTAGAGAAATTAGCTAATGATTCTACTTTATATCTTGATTATAAAACTGGTGGAATTTATGATAAAGAATATGCAGACAAAACAAAAAGACTACTATTCAAAGCAACATCATGAACCGAAAGTGAATTCGATGCTTTGGTTAGTGATGGTAATTTGGCAAACTATAAAAACGACCGTAATAAAGTAACTTTAAAAAAGAATGGTGACAAGTATTCATTTACATTTAATATTGGACTTCCAGTTCAAAAAAATAAACCTGAAACTTGAAGAATTGATTATCGAACCACACAAACTAATGAAATGCAATTTTCATTGCCAACTATTGAAAAAATCAATGAAATAGGAAATACACTAATATCAACATTTAATTATGAAAACAAATCAGATGTTGAACTAAAAGACATTATTGATGCCAATATTAAATATGGTCAAGTTCCTGCAAATTACAAGGTTAAACTATTAGAAGTTAAAAAAGATTTTGCTAATAATAAGGTTATAGTTAAATATAACGTTGCTTACATTGATGAAGATAATTTTGAAACTCCTTCTAAAGAATTTATTGCTGAAATTAATGGATTTAAGCAAGATGCATTGGACAAAGAATTTGAGAACTTAGCTATTGATTACAATAATAAAGATTCAATATTAGCAAGTAATGCAACAGATTTAAATGAAATAAAATTAACAAAAAATAATGTACCTTATACTCCAGGTGCTGATATAGAATTAACTAAAGAAATTATTTCTCACAACGATAATTTAGGTACTATTGATGTAAAAATAACAATAAAAAAGAATGAAAAATCATTATCACAAACATTTACAATAACTGGATTTAAACAAAAAGCATTTAATCTCGAAGAATTAGTAAATCGTTTAAAGATTGAATTAGACTCACGTGTTAATAAATCAACTTACAAAGCATCAATGGTTAAAGAAGAAGATATCACAATAACAGATCCTGAAAACCAATTACAAACATTAAATGATGCTACTATTGTAAAAACTTTAACTGTGTTTGAAAATGAAGGCAAATTGAAAGTAAAAATCACTGTAAAATATAATGAAAAAGAATTTTCAAAAGAGGCTGAATTTGATGGCTTCTTGCTGCCTGATGAAGTTATAAGACAAGCATTAAGAGACGCTGGTAATGATTTATTTGAAAAATTAGATCAATCTCAAATTGACAAGCTAGAAAGCCTTTGAAACGAATTATCAAGTGGACAAAAAAATAAAGGAATATATTTAAAAGATACTACCTTTGTATATGGAAAAAATAGTAGTCATCAAAAAGGAACACTACAATTTAGATTCAAAAATGAGAAATTCAATCAAAATCAACAATATAGAGATGTGTTGTTTAGAAGTATAGTTAATCATGAATATGGGAATTCATCAAAAAATCGTGCTAAAGCTTTATATATTAAGAAAAATAAAGATGGAAAATTTTATGTTGAATATAGAATTTTTGACAGTAAAAAAGATGGCACGGATGCTAAAAAATATCCAACTGTTTATAAATGAGAAATGCAATAA
- a CDS encoding ATP-binding protein, protein MYLKRKVDIFLKTWKNKKNKNPLIIRGARQIGKTESIKNFAENNYDNYVYINFVEMKEFKQIAEHSLEPEKVVKEMTLLNPSFNFKERTLIIFDEVQDYINIMSTLKFFKLQDKYDIICSGSLLGIEYSKISSVSVGYTETYEMNSMDFEEFLWAMNYSGNTLNHLSNNLLSLIPFTEIEYKTFSSLFFDYILLGGMPNIVKTYLMNNKNFSNVLNMQRELIENYKTDISKYATGLEKTKLLNVFNLIPTILSKENKKFSFSTINIKARYENYISVIQWLKDAGIINICYALKTLDFPLKGNYEFNKFKLYYNDVGLLIASLDDYASSDLRVNKNMGIYKGGLFENIIASLLYKDKFDLFYYINEKSTLEIDFIIRNQKNIIPIEVKSNTGNAKSLKELIKSKKFDKIAFGIKFSNNNLGFANNIFTIPYFMIFRLRDFIEKFDFEKFLQEKDQE, encoded by the coding sequence ATGTATTTAAAAAGAAAAGTGGACATTTTTTTAAAAACTTGAAAAAATAAAAAAAACAAAAATCCATTAATTATTAGAGGTGCAAGACAAATTGGCAAAACTGAATCAATTAAAAATTTTGCAGAAAATAATTATGACAATTATGTATACATAAATTTTGTTGAAATGAAAGAATTTAAGCAAATTGCAGAACATAGTTTAGAACCCGAAAAAGTTGTTAAAGAAATGACATTACTTAATCCTAGCTTTAATTTTAAAGAGAGAACTTTAATAATTTTTGATGAAGTCCAAGACTATATTAATATTATGAGCACTTTAAAATTTTTTAAATTGCAAGATAAATATGACATCATATGTTCTGGTTCTCTTTTAGGTATTGAGTATAGCAAAATTAGTAGTGTTAGTGTTGGTTACACCGAAACTTATGAGATGAATTCAATGGATTTTGAAGAGTTTTTATGAGCAATGAATTATTCAGGGAACACTCTTAATCATTTATCAAATAATTTATTAAGTTTAATTCCATTTACTGAAATTGAATATAAAACTTTTTCAAGCTTATTTTTTGATTATATTTTGCTAGGTGGAATGCCAAACATTGTTAAAACATATTTAATGAATAATAAAAATTTTTCTAATGTCTTAAATATGCAGCGTGAATTAATTGAGAATTATAAAACTGATATTAGCAAATATGCTACAGGATTAGAAAAAACTAAGTTATTAAATGTTTTTAATTTGATCCCAACAATCCTTTCAAAAGAAAACAAAAAATTTTCATTTTCCACTATCAATATAAAAGCTAGATATGAAAATTATATTAGTGTTATTCAATGATTGAAAGATGCTGGAATTATTAATATTTGCTATGCTTTAAAAACTTTAGATTTTCCATTAAAAGGTAATTATGAATTTAACAAGTTTAAGTTATATTACAATGATGTTGGTCTATTAATAGCTTCTCTTGATGATTATGCTTCTAGTGATTTAAGAGTTAATAAAAATATGGGAATTTATAAAGGTGGATTATTTGAAAATATCATAGCTTCTTTACTTTATAAAGATAAATTTGATCTTTTCTATTATATAAATGAAAAATCAACATTAGAAATTGATTTTATCATTAGAAATCAAAAAAATATTATTCCTATAGAAGTTAAATCAAATACTGGCAATGCAAAATCTTTAAAAGAACTTATTAAAAGTAAAAAGTTTGACAAAATAGCTTTTGGAATTAAATTTTCTAATAATAACTTAGGCTTTGCGAATAATATTTTTACAATTCCTTATTTTATGATTTTTAGATTAAGAGATTTTATTGAAAAATTTGATTTTGAGAAATTTTTGCAAGAAAAAGATCAAGAATAA
- the eno gene encoding phosphopyruvate hydratase, which translates to MSKIQKINAYEVLDSRGNPTVKVELYTEKTFAEALVPSGASTGSKEALELRDKNTKYEKNWYGGKGVQTACDNVNNIIGPKLIGIEVSNQFEIDKLMLKLDGTSTKSKLGANAILAISLACAKAAANEMNLPLYEYLAKLDNRKPYKMPVPMLNVINGGEHASNTIDFQEFMIMPLSAKTFKEALQMANFVFHTLAKLLKEAGHGTQVGDEGGFAPNLHTHEEALDFLVKAIKEAGYNPTTNGDKAVAICLDAASSELYCDKCKMYIFKKFKKAIEEKRPGFEKYANLKYEFTSDEFVTYYGHLIEKYPIISIEDSHDENDWDGFIKMKKLYGHKVQLVGDDLIVTNPIYIKEAIKKNAINASLIKINQIGSLTETIEAIKLTQDANMIPVISHRSGETEDTFISDLAVAFNTGEIKTGSLSRTDRIAKYNRLLKIEQELGSKAKYEGYKTFTNLK; encoded by the coding sequence ATGTCAAAAATTCAAAAAATTAATGCTTATGAAGTTTTAGATAGTAGAGGAAATCCAACTGTTAAAGTTGAACTTTATACTGAAAAAACATTTGCTGAAGCATTAGTTCCTTCAGGTGCTTCAACGGGCTCTAAAGAAGCATTAGAACTTAGAGATAAAAACACTAAATATGAAAAAAATTGATATGGTGGCAAAGGTGTTCAAACTGCATGTGATAATGTAAATAATATTATTGGACCTAAATTAATTGGAATAGAAGTTTCAAACCAATTTGAAATTGATAAATTGATGTTAAAACTTGATGGAACATCAACAAAGTCTAAATTAGGAGCTAATGCTATTTTAGCAATCTCATTAGCATGCGCAAAAGCTGCGGCTAATGAAATGAATTTACCATTATATGAATATTTAGCAAAATTAGATAATCGAAAGCCTTATAAGATGCCGGTTCCAATGTTAAATGTTATTAATGGTGGAGAACATGCTTCAAATACAATTGATTTTCAAGAATTTATGATTATGCCTTTAAGTGCAAAGACATTTAAAGAAGCATTGCAAATGGCAAATTTTGTATTCCATACTTTAGCAAAATTATTAAAAGAAGCAGGTCATGGAACTCAAGTTGGAGATGAAGGTGGATTTGCACCAAACTTACATACTCATGAAGAAGCATTAGATTTTTTAGTTAAGGCAATTAAAGAAGCTGGCTATAATCCTACAACAAATGGAGATAAAGCGGTTGCTATTTGTTTAGATGCAGCAAGTTCAGAATTATATTGTGATAAATGCAAAATGTATATTTTTAAGAAATTTAAAAAAGCTATTGAAGAAAAACGCCCTGGTTTTGAGAAATATGCTAATCTAAAATATGAATTTACTTCTGATGAATTTGTTACATATTATGGTCATTTGATTGAAAAATATCCAATTATTTCAATTGAAGATTCTCATGACGAAAATGACTGAGATGGATTTATTAAAATGAAAAAATTATATGGCCATAAAGTACAACTTGTTGGGGATGATTTAATTGTGACAAACCCAATTTATATTAAAGAAGCGATTAAGAAAAACGCAATTAATGCCTCTTTAATTAAAATTAATCAAATAGGTTCACTAACTGAAACTATTGAAGCAATTAAATTAACTCAAGATGCTAATATGATTCCAGTAATTTCTCATCGTTCTGGTGAAACTGAAGATACATTTATTTCGGATTTAGCAGTTGCATTTAATACTGGCGAAATTAAAACTGGCTCATTATCAAGAACCGACCGAATTGCCAAATATAATAGATTATTAAAAATTGAACAAGAACTTGGTTCAAAAGCAAAATATGAAGGTTATAAAACTTTCACAAATCTAAAATAA
- the tig gene encoding trigger factor — protein sequence MSKTFDEKNSLLKITTKFEGSEWTKYIEKARVELRKNVEIKGFRKGHAPVAEADKRIFKGDILDKALNLSIEKIYKDLIRPNIADADNVYDLNPSSIDVIKIDDNGVEIEFDFVTLPVVKTNIDYKKVGVKLDKLEPSAKDLKEVQNNLVEKYVVQEEVEDTIKNSDTVNFDFTGFVDGVEFEGGKAEGFDLVIGSKQFIAGFEDQMIGLKKGEEKDIKVRFPKDYHAQHLANKEAIFKVKINFIKRPSYPKIDEKFLQEINFEGIKTLKDFNEYVRIQALKDKIVKVQNEFIGKVIDKINKDAIINIHKKLVDDEKQRMYSDFLNKLKEQQISEDEYFELTGLTKEKLLNSFEEPSTKKIREAAIMGNILEKENLYPSQKEYDVKVAELAKNINLKEDEIKRFFSFGAFTNAQANENVINFEIKHNDAEGYKALEDAKKLVAKYDEARANARKAAQEKEANVEKAKKEESKPQQEIKPKEDKK from the coding sequence ATGTCAAAAACATTTGATGAAAAAAATTCACTTCTAAAAATTACAACTAAATTCGAAGGAAGTGAATGAACTAAATATATTGAAAAAGCTAGAGTTGAACTTAGAAAAAATGTTGAAATTAAAGGTTTTAGAAAAGGGCATGCACCAGTAGCTGAAGCTGACAAAAGAATTTTTAAAGGTGATATTTTAGATAAAGCACTAAATTTGTCAATTGAAAAAATTTATAAGGATTTAATAAGACCTAACATTGCTGATGCTGACAATGTTTACGATCTAAACCCAAGTTCAATTGATGTTATAAAAATTGATGATAATGGTGTTGAAATTGAATTTGATTTTGTAACCTTACCAGTTGTTAAAACTAACATTGATTACAAAAAAGTTGGAGTTAAACTTGATAAATTAGAACCTTCTGCAAAAGATTTAAAAGAAGTTCAAAATAACCTTGTTGAAAAATATGTTGTTCAAGAAGAAGTTGAAGATACTATTAAAAATTCAGACACTGTAAACTTTGATTTTACAGGTTTTGTTGATGGTGTTGAATTTGAAGGAGGAAAAGCTGAAGGTTTTGATTTAGTTATAGGTTCAAAACAATTCATCGCTGGATTTGAAGATCAAATGATTGGTCTTAAAAAAGGCGAAGAAAAAGATATTAAAGTAAGATTTCCTAAAGACTATCATGCTCAACATTTGGCAAATAAAGAAGCTATTTTTAAAGTTAAAATTAATTTTATAAAACGTCCATCATATCCTAAAATTGATGAAAAATTCTTACAAGAAATTAACTTTGAAGGTATCAAAACATTAAAAGACTTTAATGAATATGTTCGCATTCAAGCATTAAAAGACAAAATTGTTAAAGTACAAAATGAATTCATTGGAAAAGTTATTGATAAAATTAACAAAGATGCAATAATTAATATTCATAAAAAATTAGTTGATGATGAAAAACAACGTATGTACAGTGACTTTTTAAATAAATTAAAAGAACAACAAATTTCTGAAGATGAATATTTTGAACTAACAGGACTTACAAAAGAAAAACTATTAAATTCTTTTGAAGAACCTTCAACTAAAAAAATTAGAGAAGCCGCAATTATGGGAAATATCTTAGAAAAAGAAAATTTATATCCTTCTCAAAAAGAATATGACGTGAAAGTTGCTGAGCTTGCTAAAAATATTAATTTAAAAGAAGATGAAATCAAGCGTTTCTTTTCATTTGGAGCTTTCACAAATGCACAAGCAAATGAAAATGTTATAAACTTTGAAATTAAACACAATGATGCTGAAGGCTATAAAGCATTAGAAGATGCTAAAAAACTTGTCGCTAAATATGATGAAGCTAGAGCAAATGCAAGAAAAGCTGCTCAAGAAAAAGAAGCAAACGTTGAAAAAGCCAAAAAAGAAGAATCTAAACCTCAGCAAGAAATCAAACCAAAAGAAGATAAAAAATAA
- the secA gene encoding preprotein translocase subunit SecA, with the protein MKKFSFEIKSTEMRIAEATLKKINRWEEKIAALSDEELKKKTNEFRQRYNTGESHDSLRPEVFAVAREATRRVLQKRPFDVQMIGGVILDLGSVAEMKTGEGKTITSIAPVYLNSITGSCVIISTVNEYLAQRDAEEMGQVFKWLGLTVGINKAQMEPNLKREAYACDVLYSVHSELGFDYLRDNMVMAKEEKVQRGLDYILLDEVDSILIDEAKTPLIISGGDEGVTSAYNVADLFVRTLSKDDYFIDEETKSVYLTEEGIEKANKYFNFENLYDIQNSELVHRIQNALRAHKVMKLDVEYIVREDKIELVDSFTGRIMEGRAYSEGLQQAIQAKERVEIESETKTLATITYQNFFRLFKKICGMTGTAKTEENEFIEIYNMRVNVVPTNKPMIRFDDEDEIYVTMNAKWKAVAKEVKRVYEKGQPILIGTAQVEDSEVLHELLVQERIPHTVLNAKQDASEAEIISRAGQVKAVTIATNMAGRGTDIKPSKEALELGGLYVLGTEKAESRRIDNQLKGRSGRQGDVGYTKFFLSLDDQLILRFSVQDKWKEYFKAYGDDPIEGKQIKAAFLRAQKKIEGFNFDNRKSVLNFDDVIRQQRDLIYEQRDLILNREDLGTIIKKMISVCATNVVENPYFLKKNNTLDLEGFTKYLNENWMGLCDYKFKEEDLIKLDHDDLVEFIAKMFNNQYDILRQNILEKFGVVQLTNSERNIILNVFDGAWQDHINVMDKLRRSSHLVQYSQKNPYQVYTNLGSKKFKELTTRIAVESIVNLMNNYDAIKSSNANFDFPWVSNQENVDAIEKEKQKIMQFIELLLQSEKNKLASEGKTEEEIKAYLEEQKNALLAELKVKVNEAIKESNEENSNTDSKK; encoded by the coding sequence ATGAAAAAATTTAGTTTTGAAATTAAATCAACTGAAATGCGTATTGCTGAAGCAACACTTAAAAAAATTAATCGTTGAGAAGAAAAAATTGCAGCATTAAGTGATGAAGAACTTAAGAAAAAAACCAATGAATTTAGGCAAAGATATAATACTGGTGAATCTCATGATTCTTTAAGGCCTGAAGTTTTTGCAGTTGCTAGAGAAGCAACAAGAAGGGTATTACAAAAACGTCCTTTTGATGTTCAAATGATTGGTGGAGTTATCTTAGATTTAGGTTCTGTTGCTGAAATGAAAACTGGTGAAGGTAAAACTATTACCTCAATAGCACCAGTTTATTTAAATTCAATCACTGGAAGTTGTGTCATTATTTCAACAGTTAATGAATATTTAGCACAACGTGATGCTGAAGAAATGGGTCAAGTCTTTAAATGATTAGGTTTAACTGTTGGAATTAATAAAGCTCAAATGGAACCTAATTTAAAAAGAGAAGCTTATGCTTGCGATGTTTTATATTCAGTCCACTCAGAACTTGGATTTGACTATTTAAGAGATAATATGGTTATGGCAAAAGAAGAAAAAGTTCAACGTGGACTTGATTATATTTTGCTTGATGAAGTTGACTCTATTTTAATTGATGAAGCCAAGACTCCTTTAATTATTTCTGGGGGCGATGAAGGTGTTACGTCAGCTTATAATGTTGCTGATTTATTTGTTAGAACCTTAAGCAAAGACGATTATTTTATTGATGAAGAAACTAAATCTGTTTATTTAACTGAAGAAGGCATTGAAAAGGCAAATAAATATTTCAATTTTGAAAACCTATACGATATTCAAAACTCTGAGCTTGTTCATAGAATTCAAAATGCTTTAAGAGCACACAAAGTTATGAAACTTGATGTTGAATATATTGTTAGAGAAGATAAAATAGAACTTGTTGACTCATTTACTGGCCGGATTATGGAAGGTCGTGCTTATTCTGAAGGTTTGCAACAAGCTATTCAAGCAAAAGAACGTGTTGAAATTGAATCAGAAACTAAAACATTAGCAACAATTACCTACCAAAACTTTTTCCGTTTATTTAAAAAAATCTGTGGGATGACTGGTACTGCAAAAACTGAAGAAAATGAATTTATTGAAATTTATAATATGAGAGTTAATGTTGTTCCGACAAATAAACCAATGATCAGGTTTGATGATGAAGATGAAATTTACGTCACAATGAATGCTAAATGAAAGGCAGTTGCCAAAGAAGTTAAAAGAGTTTATGAAAAAGGACAACCAATACTAATTGGAACTGCGCAAGTTGAAGATTCAGAAGTGTTACATGAACTTTTAGTTCAAGAAAGAATTCCTCATACTGTTTTAAATGCAAAACAAGATGCATCTGAAGCTGAAATTATTTCAAGAGCCGGGCAAGTAAAAGCCGTTACTATTGCAACAAATATGGCTGGTCGTGGTACTGACATTAAGCCTTCTAAAGAAGCATTAGAATTAGGTGGACTTTATGTTTTAGGAACCGAAAAAGCTGAATCTAGAAGAATTGATAACCAATTAAAAGGGCGTTCTGGACGTCAAGGAGATGTTGGTTATACTAAATTCTTTTTATCATTAGATGACCAATTAATTTTACGTTTTTCTGTTCAAGACAAATGAAAAGAATATTTCAAAGCTTATGGCGATGATCCAATTGAAGGCAAACAAATAAAAGCAGCATTTTTAAGAGCACAAAAGAAAATTGAAGGATTTAATTTTGATAACCGTAAAAGCGTTTTAAACTTTGATGACGTTATTCGTCAACAACGTGATTTAATTTATGAACAACGTGATTTAATCTTGAATCGTGAAGATTTGGGAACAATAATTAAAAAAATGATTTCAGTTTGTGCAACTAATGTTGTTGAAAATCCTTATTTCTTAAAGAAAAACAATACTTTAGACTTAGAAGGATTTACAAAATATTTAAATGAAAACTGAATGGGGCTTTGCGATTATAAGTTTAAAGAAGAAGATTTAATCAAATTAGATCATGATGATTTAGTTGAATTTATTGCCAAAATGTTTAATAATCAATATGATATTTTGCGTCAAAATATTTTAGAAAAATTTGGTGTTGTGCAACTAACAAATAGTGAAAGAAATATCATTTTAAATGTTTTTGATGGCGCTTGACAAGACCATATTAATGTTATGGACAAATTAAGACGAAGTTCGCATTTGGTTCAATATTCACAAAAAAATCCATACCAAGTTTATACTAATTTGGGTTCTAAAAAATTCAAAGAATTAACTACAAGAATTGCCGTTGAATCAATTGTTAATTTAATGAATAATTATGATGCTATTAAATCATCAAATGCTAATTTTGATTTTCCTTGAGTATCAAATCAAGAAAATGTTGATGCAATTGAAAAAGAAAAACAAAAAATTATGCAATTTATTGAACTTTTATTACAAAGTGAGAAAAATAAATTAGCTTCTGAAGGAAAAACTGAAGAAGAAATCAAAGCATATTTAGAAGAACAAAAAAATGCTCTTTTAGCAGAACTTAAAGTCAAAGTAAATGAAGCAATTAAAGAATCTAATGAAGAGAATTCCAATACTGATTCTAAAAAATAA